TTTCTAACCGCTCTTGTACAGGAATTGCTGAACATGGTGTGTGTGAAAATGGTCATATGTCATCCGTCACTAGCATGCATACAGAAGATGAACGAAGAAATGTTCTGCAGATGTTAGAGCAATCCATAGCAAGTGAGCTAGATCTTGAAAAGAAGCTCTCTGATTCAAGATATGCTGTAGAAGAACTTAAAATGAAGCTTCGTCTCCAAACACAAGAAGCATCTTTTCTAGAGGAATTAACAGAAACAAATTCGGGGAGGTTGTTTGAAGCAGAAAATGCTTCTGAGATACTCCTGGGAACTTCCAGGGAACTTATAAATGAACTTAATACCATACAGGTCCATTTAAGTGCATCAAGATCTAGAGAAGATGATCTCAATTCAAAGTTAGAACGCAGCTTGATGGAACTGTCTTCTCTGAAATTAAACCAAGAGAAGATGCAAGAAGAGAGTAAAAAGGTTGAAACTGAAGAAGCTGTGCAGAATGAGGCACGATCAAACCTTGAATTGTTATCCTTGCAGCATCAGGTTGAAGAGCTAGAAAAACATTTCAATGAATCTAATTCACAGTTGTTGCTGGAGAAGGTATCATCAGAAGTAAGTCAGGAAAAAGAGAATGTGACGCTCACTGAGCTAAGCACACTGGAAAGTGTCATTAAGAATCTCAAAGCTGATGTCCTAAGAGCTGAAAATAGAGCGCAAAATGCCGAAGTAAGGTGCATGCAGTTAACAAAAGATAATGTAGAGCTCAGTGGGGAGTTAAGCTCTGTTAAAAGCCAGGGTCCGGATAAGGCCCGTCTTTTGGAGAGGGAATTGTCGGAGTCAAATGCCCAGTTGGAGCATGCCAAGGCATCAGTTGCTGCCTTTGCTGAACAGCAGGGTATGCTGAAATCTACAGTATCTGACATGGAACATATGATTGAAGATTTGAAAGGAAAGGTTTCAAAATCTGAAACCAGAGCCCTAAATGCTGAATCAAAGTGTGCATTATTAGCAGACACCAATTTAGAACTTAGTGAAGAGCTATCGTTTCTGAGAGGTCGAGTTGAACGCCTAGAGAGCTCGTTACATGAAGCTAACCATGTGAAAGTAGCAACCATCAAGGACATTAGTCTCAGAACTAAAGTTATTACTGAATTGGTCACGAAACTTGCAGTGGAAAGAGAACGGCTTCATCTCCAGGTATATGCATGATTCCATACACACCATTAATGTTTGCTTTTTATTAGCTCTTATTATTACTTTCTCATTCCTGTATGTTCATATGCTGGTTTGGCTCTTCGTGGTGGTTGCAGATTTCTACGTTAACAAAGAAGAACAAGATATTGACTCACAAGTGCAAAGGAACTAGTGTTAAGGATGGCACAAAGTTGTACAAAAATGCTACTGGTAAAGATGCTGAACTTCAGTTCGCTACACTGGCCGAGGAAATAGTTTCAGATTCTTCATCAGCACAGAATGTGGTGAGGTTTCTCTCTAATTTATTCGCGCCTCTTCTTTGAAGTAAAGTGCATGAGCATCCACATCCCATTGCATATAATGAGGTGCTACAGCGGACATACTCCAGCCCCTATAGATGCTACTAACGTCCTGTTCGGAGTCCCTCCACTCCGCCGCTCCGCTCCAGGAGCTGGCGGAGCTGTAGTTAAAAAGGATGGAGCTGTAGTCCCTCCACTCCGCAGCTCCTCGTATTTTTAGGAGCCGGCGGGTTGCCGAACAGACCCTAAGTTGACATGAAAACTTTAAATTTGACGTTTATAATAGAACTCATATAACTAAGCATCAGCAGCGAAGTTTAGCTTTGTTGCCAGTCTGCCCTTAGTCTGGATGCCTACAGTTGTCCTCTCCTTTACCCTCTCATTAGCATCATGGGGTGTGGATGCTCTGAAGTTAGTGCGGTGCGATTGGCTCCGGTAGAACTTGGGCTAGGCCAAAGCCATCGATAAAAAATATTTTGCTAAACCCCGGCCATTTTCCTAGCAAAATATCCGCACTTACACCGTGCAACATGCAGCATTACCTGCATACCTTGATCTTATTTTTTCCTAAGTTGTTCATACATACCCGCATAAGCGTTACAAAGATTGTACTCATCTGTAAACGTTGATCCATGATATGTTCGGCTCAGGTGGAGAAAGCCGCGGACCTTATCGACGGCAAGGTGGAAGCGGAGGGAAGCactggagaggaggaggaggattcGGCTGACGAGGGCACGCTGCGGACCATAAAGCCGTCGGCGGCGCTCAGCTGGAAGTACGTCGCCACGGCGCTCCTCGCCGTGGTGGGCGCTGTCGTCGTGTGCCACCTGCTGCTTGAGAACGGCTGGGAAGGGCGCATGGCCTGACGCTTCCTTTGATTTCTCGCCTGAATAATGCGCAGTTTTGGGCTGGACTGAATCGGCGCTGAATGTATACTCTGATGCTCTCACCCGGCCTGAGTGAGACCTTTGGGACGCCTCCTCGTGGAGGAAAATGGCGGGCTGATCTTGAGTGGGAATTTTGTATTACTAATATATGGGTTTTGTTAACCTCCTTGTGATTATGTATGCACGGTGTGCTGCAGCAACGTTCGAAGAAGAGTTCTGTGCTAGTGTTCATTGATTCTATTTCTGGGCTTGAGACTGGGCTCCTTGATGAGGCGGACGACGACCCCGCCTCTGCGACGTCGATCCTCAGCTGCCTCGCCATGGCTCGGGCCGGTGCCCTGATCTCGTCGGACGCCATGGCGTTCGTCGCTCGTATTTGAGGTGTGGTAAAGAGACGCTATTTGAACCATTTCCACCCCTGACCCATCGGTGATCTGAATTATCTTGCACTCAAACCACTCCTTGTCAGCCGTCGCAGAAATACCATCTTCAGAGAAAGAAGCTACAGTCGATGCTCTTCCAGTGGAATATCAGCGTGCTCAATGTCTTAATCAGCGCCGATGCTGCCAAGTCCAAGCGGTGCTACACGCCACGCCATTGACAGTTTGACTTAAGACAAAATTTGGGGAATGTTGACATGTTTGCCTATGAATTTGGTCAGACTTTATAAAGTTTGATTCAGTGCAAAACCACAAAGAAATAGAGGGAGTATTATGATGAAAACAAGAGGGCAACAAACGACCATGTTACTTCACATGCTTCGATGCTTCGGTGCCGTAGATACATTGAGCTGAAGTAGCAAGACGGGAGACATAAAGCTTAATACGAAGATTTTCCGAGAAATAAATAAAATTTGACGTTGTAGATGCTCCCATCATCAGTGGAACGTTTGTGCTAGCAGGTGAGTAAATCTCAGAGTGGCGTCGTGGAGATCGACGTGCAGCTAATGCTGCCTGAATTATCTCAGACTCAGAGCAGGTGGGAGGCAGCAGGGTCAACCCCGAGAAACGGAAAGGCGACGGTGTCGTCCTCCTCACTCAATTCATTCGCCGGCCGCTCGCTCTTACTTTTGTGTCCTCCTCTTGCCTCTCGTCCCGCCGTCGCCGCAGAGGAAGGCGGAGAGACCGCCGGAGGGAGGAGCGCCATGGCCGGCTCTGATCTCTCCCCTCCAGATCCAGCAGCCACAGGTCAGTTCACTACTGTCTATCTCTTCAGGAAATTGATTGGGGCAGAGCCGATCCGGTCGGCCTCCAGCTGCGAATTTCACTCCTTTAATCGCCGGTTGTGGTTGCAGGGGTGGCCATCGTGATCATGGGGGTCAGCGGCTGCGGCAAATCGTAAGATCTAATTTCTTTCAGCAATCAATCATCCCCTCTTACTCCTACTGCTTGCTCTCTCAAGACTCAACAACTCAAGAAGAGAACACGGGACGGGGAGCGGCAGCTGCCCTCCGCTCTGCCTCTGCTCTGATGCGAATTCTCTATTCTGCCGCAGGACCGTGGCGGCGATGCTCGCCGACGCGCTGGGCTGCGGCTTCGTCGAGGCGGACGACCACCACTCCCACGCCAACAAAGGTAGTACCACCAACCAACGTCTGTCTGTGTGGCCTCTGAAGCTTCACCTCAAAACAAACTCTCAACTTCTTCTCTGCTCCTTCCATGTCCATGTGTGTCCAACAAAACAGACAAGATGAGCAATGGCGTCCCGCTCACCGACGAGGACCGCCTCCCGTGGCTGGAGTCGCTGCGCGACACCATCCGGGAGCGGCTGGGCCGCGGCGAGGACGTCGCCGTCAGCTGCTCGGCGCTGCGGCTCAAGTACAGGGAGGTCCTCCGGCAAGGTGACGTCAGCTACAAGCCAGGGAGCTA
This sequence is a window from Aegilops tauschii subsp. strangulata cultivar AL8/78 chromosome 7, Aet v6.0, whole genome shotgun sequence. Protein-coding genes within it:
- the LOC109750936 gene encoding WPP domain-interacting tail-anchored protein 1 isoform X1, which produces MSAENTINDVLAKENSLSPGDRMNAVGTNMESITRVELDLAFASEKLLNLEMLVMEIARRATEFEPLTLESGSVSSETAEDAFELDTLYGILDAEVQELDDMISSLQIDAKNVEDKVYDEESGGKVKAKLDAAMASLKQMQDLIADIRKESAKFEKPIEFSSDQAGIAEHGVCENGHMSSVTSMHTEDERRNVLQMLEQSIASELDLEKKLSDSRYAVEELKMKLRLQTQEASFLEELTETNSGRLFEAENASEILLGTSRELINELNTIQVHLSASRSREDDLNSKLERSLMELSSLKLNQEKMQEESKKVETEEAVQNEARSNLELLSLQHQVEELEKHFNESNSQLLLEKVSSEVSQEKENVTLTELSTLESVIKNLKADVLRAENRAQNAEVRCMQLTKDNVELSGELSSVKSQGPDKARLLERELSESNAQLEHAKASVAAFAEQQGMLKSTVSDMEHMIEDLKGKVSKSETRALNAESKCALLADTNLELSEELSFLRGRVERLESSLHEANHVKVATIKDISLRTKVITELVTKLAVERERLHLQISTLTKKNKILTHKCKGTSVKDGTKLYKNATGKDAELQFATLAEEIVSDSSSAQNVVEKAADLIDGKVEAEGSTGEEEEDSADEGTLRTIKPSAALSWKYVATALLAVVGAVVVCHLLLENGWEGRMA
- the LOC109750936 gene encoding WPP domain-interacting tail-anchored protein 1 isoform X2, which codes for MRLSCVGSTQGIMSAENTINDVLAKENSLSPGDRMNAVGTNMESITRVELDLAFASEKLLNLEMLVMEIARRATEFEPLTLESGSVSSETAEDAFELDTLYGILDAEVQELDDMISSLQIDAKNVEDKVYDEESGGKVKAKLDAAMASLKQMQDLIADIRKESAKFEKPIEFSSDQAGIAEHGVCENGHMSSVTSMHTEDERRNVLQMLEQSIASELDLEKKLSDSRYAVEELKMKLRLQTQEASFLEELTETNSGRLFEAENASEILLGTSRELINELNTIQVHLSASRSREDDLNSKLERSLMELSSLKLNQEKMQEESKKVETEEAVQNEARSNLELLSLQHQVEELEKHFNESNSQLLLEKVSSEVSQEKENVTLTELSTLESVIKNLKADVLRAENRAQNAEVRCMQLTKDNVELSGELSSVKSQGPDKARLLERELSESNAQLEHAKASVAAFAEQQGMLKSTVSDMEHMIEDLKGKVSKSETRALNAESKCALLADTNLELSEELSFLRGRVERLESSLHEANHVKVATIKDISLRTKVITELVTKLAVERERLHLQISTLTKKNKILTHKCKGTSVKDGTKLYKNATGKDAELQFATLAEEIVSDSSSAQNVVEKAADLIDGKVEAEGSTGEEEEDSADEGTLRTIKPSAALSWKYVATALLAVVGAVVVCHLLLENGWEGRMA
- the LOC109750947 gene encoding gluconokinase, with amino-acid sequence MLPELSQTQSRWEAAGSTPRNGKATVSSSSLNSFAGRSLLLLCPPLASRPAVAAEEGGETAGGRSAMAGSDLSPPDPAATGVAIVIMGVSGCGKSTVAAMLADALGCGFVEADDHHSHANKDKMSNGVPLTDEDRLPWLESLRDTIRERLGRGEDVAVSCSALRLKYREVLRQGDVSYKPGSYGACRVKFVCLEASAEVIAERVRCRAAEGGHFMPASLVRSQLDLLEIDAAEGITVIDATVPAHAIVQATVAQFRDELASTAR